In Zunongwangia profunda SM-A87, the following proteins share a genomic window:
- the rfbA gene encoding glucose-1-phosphate thymidylyltransferase RfbA, with product MKGIILAGGSGTRLHPCTISVSKQLMPVYDKPMIYYPLSTLMESGIREILIISTPHDMPLFKKLLGDGKKYGCRFEYAVQPKPEGLAQAFIIGEDFIGQDKVALILGDNIFYGTGLANLLQANNDPDGGIIYAYHVNDPQRYGVVEFDDDQKAVSIEEKPKNPKSSFAVPGIYFYDNEVIKIAKNIKPSERGELEITDINKSYLTKGKLRVSILDSGTAWLDTGTFNSLMQASQFVQVIEERQGLKIGAIEASAYKMGYISKEQFLDLIAPYLKSGYSQNLLKSI from the coding sequence ATGAAAGGAATTATTTTAGCAGGAGGATCGGGAACACGTTTACATCCCTGTACCATATCGGTAAGTAAACAGCTCATGCCTGTATATGATAAACCTATGATTTATTATCCTTTATCGACTTTAATGGAGTCTGGTATAAGAGAGATTTTGATTATTAGTACCCCGCACGATATGCCATTGTTTAAAAAGTTATTAGGTGATGGTAAAAAATATGGTTGTCGTTTTGAATATGCAGTACAGCCAAAGCCAGAAGGTTTGGCGCAAGCTTTTATTATAGGTGAAGACTTTATAGGTCAGGATAAAGTGGCATTAATACTAGGGGATAACATTTTTTATGGTACAGGACTGGCAAATTTATTACAGGCCAATAATGATCCTGATGGGGGGATTATTTATGCTTATCACGTAAACGATCCCCAGCGATATGGTGTCGTAGAATTTGATGATGATCAAAAAGCAGTTTCTATCGAAGAAAAACCAAAGAATCCAAAATCAAGTTTTGCGGTTCCCGGTATCTATTTTTATGATAATGAAGTCATTAAGATTGCTAAAAACATTAAGCCTAGCGAACGTGGAGAACTTGAAATTACAGATATTAATAAATCTTATTTAACTAAAGGTAAATTAAGAGTTAGTATTTTAGATTCCGGTACCGCATGGTTAGATACGGGTACATTTAATTCTTTGATGCAGGCATCACAATTTGTACAGGTTATCGAAGAAAGACAGGGATTAAAAATAGGAGCTATAGAGGCTTCAGCTTATAAAATGGGATATATAAGCAAAGAGCAATTTTTAGATCTGATAGCACCATATCTTAAGAGTGGATACAGTCAAAATCTATTAAAAAGCATTTAA
- the rfbC gene encoding dTDP-4-dehydrorhamnose 3,5-epimerase: MEVLETNINGCFEINPKLIYDSRGYFYESFNAARFREKTGLNIQFVQDNQSFSERGVLRGLHLQKGIHAQAKLVSVLKGKVLDVAIDLRKDSETFGEVYRTLLSEENKKQLFIPRGCAHGFVVLSETCLFFYKCDNYYHKASEAGIIYDDEDLGIDWQLAKDELIISDKDLVLPSFKDYISEYAQVK, from the coding sequence ATGGAAGTACTTGAAACAAATATAAATGGTTGTTTTGAGATCAACCCAAAGTTGATTTATGATAGTCGTGGTTATTTCTATGAAAGTTTTAATGCAGCCAGGTTTCGGGAAAAAACAGGATTAAATATTCAGTTTGTGCAGGATAACCAGTCTTTTTCAGAAAGAGGGGTTTTAAGAGGGCTTCATCTTCAGAAGGGGATTCATGCCCAGGCTAAATTGGTTTCTGTTTTAAAAGGTAAGGTATTGGATGTAGCTATAGACCTTCGAAAAGACAGTGAGACATTTGGAGAAGTTTACAGAACGCTACTTTCCGAAGAAAATAAAAAACAACTCTTTATCCCCAGGGGTTGCGCTCATGGATTTGTAGTTTTAAGTGAAACATGTCTGTTTTTTTATAAATGTGATAATTATTATCATAAAGCTTCAGAAGCAGGAATTATCTACGACGATGAAGACCTTGGGATAGACTGGCAATTGGCGAAAGATGAATTGATAATTTCAGATAAAGATTTGGTTTTGCCGAGTTTTAAAGACTATATTTCCGAATACGCTCAAGTAAAATGA